ATGAACAGGGGAGACTCTCGCAGCAGGAAGGCCCTGAAGCACCCAGATAGACTGACTAGGAACCCACTCCACGGCAAAAGAAGGGAGTAAACagagagacaggtctcactcttcCTGTTTACCAGCCTAGGGGATGTTTTGTCCTCTGTAACCTATTTCTAAATGTGGCAGAGCCtggcttctcttccttctctaccAACTTCTTTTCATATAAGGGCTACCATCTTATTTCTAGCTTTAGGTAAGTCTTCTATTCCTCTGTCTGCTTAACAACTATAGCAATCATACATATAACCTACAGAAAGTGAAAAGCCCATTATCACACAGGAACCATCTCCCTACTCTAATCCTTGAGGGGGCCTGGCAAAAGCCCATACCCATGTATATAAAAGAGCTGTCATTTAACGTAAGGGTAACCACAGAGACAGCCATGAAACCAAAAAGATTTtatgtaatgtttatttttttaattcccatCCTTAACTTTGGCTTTAATCCTTACCTctcatttccattcttttctttgaaattcaaactttttttaaaaaaacaaaagtgtttaaaatcacaattatctagaatcataataaaattttcttgTCTCCAAAGAGGGGGAAAACAcaccacttttatttttatgcagcattttcaaatatgcatgtcaatatatattttataaactatttaaaataaaaacccttCATCCTTTGAGGTTATTGACATTTTCTAGTTCACTGACACATCTCCCATAATACAATAGTTGTATTCATTTTTCATGAATGAGATGGGAACTATACTAAAAAATAGGATTTTAATCCCTGAGGTGCCAGTTAAAATGGACGGCGTTGCCCTTGCAAAacgagattttaaaaatcagccttaAATAATAAGCATGGATCACACTATTTGACTCCGAATCACCTCCATAGCATGGAGCCATTTAGGAAATTGCATTTATTGGGTTAAGTTCACCCTGCTATTCCAAGCCCTCATGCTATAATGATCTTTCCTTTTGCAAAGGAATAACACATAGCAAGGAAGTCTGCAGAAACTTCTGAGATCCTCAGAAATCAAGAGAAACCAAAATCGCGTTTCTCCGATCTCCATCCACAGTGTTGGAGAGGGTTTTTCAGCACCATTCCAAGACCTGGAAGACTGATGAACTGCTTTGATTTTTCTACTTCTCCATACATTTGGCTAAAAAGGAGCAATCCCCCTGGCTAGAAAAGGGGCATGTCCTGGTTTTTCTCTGAAATCACAATATTAGCAGAGCTGGGTTCAGTTCCTTGTGCCCACTGTCCCTGCAGATCCTCTCCCTTCCAGGCGGCCTCCAGTGGTTTCCGGGGTCCTGCTGCTCCCTAATAGTAGCGGTTTAGGCTCCTGGTCCCGGGCACCTCAGGCTGGCCATTCATCCAGATCTCCCTGATGATGCGTTCGCGCTCCTCCAGCCGCTGGGCGCGCTCCAGCTCCTCCGCGGAGGTGAACACGTTCTTGTTCAAAGTCCTCTCGAAGCGGCGGTGTCTCCGCACAGAGAGATCGGACGCGGTGTCCTCACTACCGTCCTCGCTGTCGCTGCTGTCGCTGCTGCTCTCTCTGTCCTGCAGGAACTTCTTCTTGGGACGCCGCCTGCAGTCTGTGTGGCAAGAGATCCTTATCACCAAAGCAGCCAGAGTCAGCACCAGCCCGATGCACACGCCAGAAACAAAGTACAGAGCTGCTCGCTCAGGATTttctggaggaagaagaggaaaagcaaGCATTTGAGAGATGACAATTCCACATGCAGAGATCCAATACGACTCCAGCCTACACCTCTCACCAGGCTCCAAAGTTTTGATGGTTACAAATATTGTCCTCCCatgtgatatattttataatgtattcaaaatataattgACAAACGGTGAATCTGTAAAAGAATATGAGATTCTTTCACTCTTCTTGCAACTTTGATTTAGAGATTCTTCCCAAATgaaaaggtaaaagaaagaaaaacagtaattaTTTAGACCTACTGTACACAAGCAGCTTTGCTTAGGTGTCATTTGTTTAAGAGATGTATCTTATCTAAAGCCTCTTTTCACCTAGACCAAAACATCTTTACTTGTGAATTTGCTCATGCACCCCAACTGAATTACCCTTTCATCACAGTCGCAGACAGCTTCTGAGATGAACCCCATCTCCTAGTATTCACACCTTTGTGAAATCCTCTCCTCTTATGGGGTGGACCTAGTGACTTACTTCTaagaaatacagttgacccttgaacaacatgggtttgaactgcacaggacACTTATACATGGAGTTTTTTCAAACAAACATGTGGATCGAAAATACGTTATTTGCGAGATGAGAAATCCACACATAAGGAGTGTCAGCTTTTCAAATATGTGGCTTCTGCAGGGTCAACTGTAGAACTTCAGTATGCATGCACGGATTGGGGTATACACAGGGATGCTAGAACCAATCCCCTGCATATACCAAGGGTCGACTGTAGGATATGGCAAAAGCAATGGGTGATTCTAAGATTAGGTTACATAAGACTGTGATTTTGTCTTGttctcttgctctctccctctctggggCTCTTCTTACTTGCTGGTTCTGatgaagccagctgccatgtgtGAGCTGCCTTATGGAGAAATCCAAGTGTCAAGGAACTAAGGGTGACCTCTGGTCAACACCCTTTGAGGAACTGAATGGTGCCAACAGCCAtgtgaatgagcttggaagtgaaTCATCCCTCCATCTAGTCTTGAGGGGACCACAGTCCCGGCCTTGCAGCAGCCTGTGAGAAACCTTGAACCAAGGAACCCAACTAAGCCACACTCTATTTCTGATCTGCAGAAACtgggagataataaatgtttctgttttcagccactaagttttggggtagtttTGTAAAAAGCAATAGTTGCAATCAGTCACACATTGAAAGCCAGTATAGGTAATTAGGAGTGGCCTCAGCAGGTTAACTGATAGGGGAGGAGAAATTTGAGCTGTTTCCTTGGTGAGAGAAGATAACAGTCATTCTGTTGATGATCAGTATGCTTAGTGGGCCTAGTTGTGACCCCTGTAAGATGTGCTTAACAGAATGGGAGTCTTTAGGTGAACAACTTTCATTTCTAGGTACCCACCAGGACAAAGAACAGGCCTGGCCTTGAGGACACTGTACCCAATgggtagtcttttatccctcacctgcctcccacccatttcccctgagtccccagagtctattatattattcttatgcctttgtgtatATTTGGACAatttttgtaggttctggaaaTTCAAAGACTTAAATAAGATTCAGTTCTTGCTCTCAGAATGCACCTAGTCTACTGGGGAGACAGATGAAAGCAAtgggcagaaaataaaataatgggctGTTAATGATGGAAGCACATTGTGGGGGCAACCGGCCCTAGGAGAGAGGGAGTCATGGGGGCATTTTGTGAGCATGAGAATGAGATGGAGACACTTGGACCAAATGCTAGGACGATTAGGTAAATTCAAGCCTACTGAAGACCAATGTGTTCCCCCTTATATGGCAAGTCAACACTAACCTACATGCTGGTCTAGTGGCTTGTTCCAGGTCACGTTCACAAAGGTAACGGCATTAagttgtgttttctatttctgtgtgcTACTTATTGGGATTCTTTTCAATTCAAACACAAAAACTTCATTTCGTTTCACCCTGGTTCCAGATTGTTAAGATTTTTTATAATCTTGATGTCATCATCTAAATTAATCTCTctgactacacattgggtacagtgtacactgctctggtgatgggtacattaaaatctcagaaatcaccactgaagaacttatccatgtaaccacaaaccacctgtacccccaaaactattgaaataaaaagaaaagaaaaaactattgtCCAAATATGTTCCTAAAATTTCATGAAATCCATTACATCATCAGCCTCAATCTTTAAAATAGCccacttatttctttcttctcctcctttcctcctttgttGGTTgtcttttatgaaataaaaagcagaagtaAAAAGAGGTACTGTTACATCCCTAGGCCACATGACAAGGTAGAAAGGCCCAAGCAAACAAACCCAAGTCTGTTCAGTTTCAAAGCCTATTCCCTTCTCATCATTTCCTGGTGCTTCCATGGCATCAGTGTCAATGCTGAGGGGCCATATATTACACAAGGCTGTTGGGAGGATCAGTGTagataatgcatgtgaaagtGCTTGGTAAACGTCCCTTTCTGGGTAAATAAAAGGTGGTCTTGTAAgatctagctagagcaatcaagagaaaaaaataaaaggcatccagatagcaagagaggaagtcaaactatcactCTTTGCAGACAATATAATTCTATAcccagaaaaccctaaaaactttGCCAAAAGGTTCCTCAAACAGATAactgacttcagtaaagtttcaggatgcaaaatcactacaaaaatcagtagcatttctatgcaccaacaatgtccaagctgagagccaaatcaaaaggtaatttcatttataattgccataaaaataataaaatatctaaaaaatagCTACCCAAGGTGAAGgatctctacaacaagaattacaaaacactgttgaaagaaattagaaatgtcagaaacaaatagaaaaatactcCATGCTCATGcattggaagaatcaacattgttaaaatggccatacttcccaaagcaatttacagattcagtgctattcctatcaaactaccaacatcatttttcacagaattagaaaaaaaaatgattctaaaattcatatggaaccaaaagagggttcaaatagccaaagcaatcctaaggggggaaaaaaagaaaagccagaggcatcacactacccaacttcaagctatattgtaaggctgcagtaagcaaacAGTATGGTAGTGGTACAAAAACCaacacatggaccaatggaacaggataaagaacccagaaataaagctgcacacctatagccatctgatctctgacaaagtcaacaataacagcaaaggggaaaagattctctatttaataaatggttctaggataactggctagttatatgcagaagattgaaccTGGACTCGTTctttttaccatatacaaaaactaactcaagaaggattaaagacttaagtgcaagacctaaaactataaaatctctagaagaaaacataggaaataccattctggacactggccttggcaaagaatttatggccaAGTCTCCAAATGCAATtgtgacaaaaagaaaactgacaagTGGGATCCAACCAAACTAAAGAGCCTCttcatagcaaaataaactatcaacagagtaaacagacaacctacagaatgggagaaaacattcctaaactatgcatctgacaaagtcctaatatctagaatctattttaaaaacttaaacaattgagtaagcaaaaaataaacaactccattaaaaatgagcacaggacatgaaaagacactttgCAAAGAAGACATACATTCGGCCA
This Theropithecus gelada isolate Dixy chromosome 13, Tgel_1.0, whole genome shotgun sequence DNA region includes the following protein-coding sequences:
- the EVA1A gene encoding protein eva-1 homolog A isoform X2 translates to MRLPLSHNPEHMEMALLSNILAAYSFVSENPERAALYFVSGVCIGLVLTLAALVIRISCHTDCRRRPKKKFLQDRESSSDSSDSEDGSEDTASDLSVRRHRRFERTLNKNVFTSAEELERAQRLEERERIIREIWMNGQPEVPGTRSLNRYY
- the EVA1A gene encoding protein eva-1 homolog A isoform X1, with amino-acid sequence METQDQPELSACWILKVPESEKPTGAKQVLEPLLADANIVRDELFLPETSLLLTAHLSPEEKKESGHVDSAKHLQEVPSGCPMRLPLSHNPEHMEMALLSNILAAYSFVSENPERAALYFVSGVCIGLVLTLAALVIRISCHTDCRRRPKKKFLQDRESSSDSSDSEDGSEDTASDLSVRRHRRFERTLNKNVFTSAEELERAQRLEERERIIREIWMNGQPEVPGTRSLNRYY